The genomic segment ctctgacactaccgcaaaccttaactttgtatttgtgggcgatgaagccttcccacttcatcccaatctcatgaaaccattcccacagaaaagtctaacggcggaaagacaaaggttcaattatagattatcaagggcacgcagggttgtggaaaatgcctttgggataatggcaaatcgcttccgcgttttccacacaccaattaacctgagtctaccatcaatagacgcagttgttttggcctgttgcgcccttcacaactttcttcgacggcgagatgctattacgtactgtccaacaggctttgtagactctgatgacttaaatggcgaagtggtgcttggcgaatggcattctgaagatcccgcaatcgcaggacttcaaccattggcgcccggcagaaataccgatgatgcgaaggcctgtcgagaaaagtactgccaatattttaatggtcctggtgcaattacgtggcagcattagataaacttgtattgagcacatttattatgctgagttttattttcttgtattgattggttttagaaacttcccttcttaattttaaaaaatatatggttacttgtattatgttcatcaaatttatactaattttaaaatatatggttacttgtattgttatgttcatcacatttataataaaatgtcatttttgcaaaatgattactttaataaacagttgttttaactttccacaagatttgtttgtcattcattcactattaagggctactgtggggagcagtaccaccattgctgccgttacatcacccccggaggccccaaattatgaatatgaagccttatatattttcatttggggtttttaaacggggacgtttgtgcgtccccgaaaccttcaaacgacatctctttttcgatttcttataattgtatgtgcgctcgcagtgtgtgataccacgaccccttgacacagcatttgcgtcatggcgcgatctcatttctgcagcaaagatcattctgatttgttaaaagtgcgtcgcactttcaccttcaaacatagcattgtaatatttcacaaatcaacaatcccGCCATGGCCGacggcggccattggctggagcaggatcaacaacgtccaccccaatctgattggagctagcgttcacgtgacgctatcggtcgaatcagatgtgaagaggcgttaccgcgggtgacgcaactgcgtttgctacgtagacacaccagcgaacaatggcggcacgcaggagggcaacagcttggggagaggcggaggtccggtacctaattagagaagtggatgctcgcgattatgattgccgtgaggcgcaagagcatccacttctccataagaaagcggtattgcgcaggatccaacgtgggttgaggaggagatttcatttggagcgcacctgcgcccagatccgaaaaaaattagcggatctgcggtaccgctccagtgcccggatctctgccatacaagcagagttacaaaaccaaggtaggcgcagatgagtgtgccttggcaacgtataatggtgttcttaaatatatatctatttatttttatatatatatatatatatatatatatatatatatatatatatatatatctctatctatctatctatctatatatatatatatgtatatatatatatttattctaaaaataaatatataaatatataatacatatataaataatatatatatatatatcatatatatataagtctatacatatatttttaaattaaatatatatatataattcatattaattatatataaatataaatataagaaaatatacatatataataagtaataaatatattgatttaaatgtatatatttaggatatatatatccttttacttaattaaaattatatatatataatctattttatagatcgatagattatatatatatatataaaacatataaaatatatatatatatatatatatatatatagatatatagatacaattcgaaaaatatatttagatatatataataataaaaaaaaacaaaacataatatatatctatatataattataaaaatatatcatatattaattatatatatatataattataaaaatatataatatattaattatatatatatataattataaaaataaatatatacagataatatttaaataataaatatatatattttaatgtatatatatttattatatatatatatatatatatatatatatatatatatatatatatatatttcccatgaactgacaaccctctatcagcacacagttttcatatgttctgatatacctcttgtccttggcacccagcttcgccatgcttggcaaaacatcattccctcaccacccagcttttcccatatcagagagagcatggcaaagccgggtgctgtgggtagtgggtctttttccctcagcacaaaaaaattccatctcctgcttgtatttttgtaccccctcatatctagttctccaaatacaatattggcccccacatagccttccatatagtataaagggttccacataacccttcagatattagaatgcatcccatagtcctccatgaactgtaatgaatttcctagagttctccatgaagtttcattcaccccagagttctccatatattatactgcaccacatattccacaatgtgttcaaattcacccccatagtccttgtataaggtaggctacgtagtccgccatatatttcaatgtaccccccacagtcctatatgtatcataacgcaaccacattaaactttatattttcttaagaacccccagaggagcaaggggccgcagaggagggagagcatgtgcccgagcccccggtggatctacagccaccagaggaggaggaggaggaggaggaggaggagtaccacccacaggggccaccggccggatcgccccccggtaattttttaatataacattaacgccatataaagtacaaaacaaaaagctgttgagtactataaagtgttttttgttatcatagatgctagtccaggctccataagtgagtctgtatcggacgagggggataaccgtaagtcatgaatctcctactttgtaataataagcagaaataaaaattatgatttattaattttaccattccctccataggcatacccactttggccgaaatcatgtcctcccaaagaaggattttgtcggcccacaggaggctgatggccagagtggagcggcatgcggcgctgctggcccgttatgtggctggacaaggggagggcagcagcaactaaggtttttttttttttgttattgtatcCATATTcatgtgttataaaaaatttgaaattgatatctgctgtttggtatgtctcattgcataaagcaagttaacagctatcaccactcacaaactcaccactcacaaacatcatattacatgtaggcatctgtatagatgcaccaatcccattatccacgaggggggtgactaggctttactggttgtttgctgtacatgagtgtgtgggttgtgtggtggtatgccaatgagggtggagtatggtacaatctctgtaactaccgtgttttgccagggcatcacaaccatatgctgaattaagtaacgcaggcagcaagattgaaacaacataaatttattattacaatgaaaatataacaatcaattgaAATTAAtttcaaataacaaaacaacaacaataacaaaatttagtggccgtcttcatattggtggacatattcaggccgggtgggagatgacagttggcttaaaaatgaatcatttgaatacctgggataatgtggggggggaaactgtggggggggatactgtggggggggatactgtggggggtggtcaagctgcaagcgtggtggatgcatcctgttcggtgtactttgcaggggctggcgaggaatccatgtatTAGAATCATGGGACTGGTTCTtcttgcatatcgtgtcattgtcatccagttctcctcggcctgcctttcttaggacttccaacatcagtctttcggcttgctccctctgtgtggaatccaatttgcagagtctgtccgatgcaaatgcggcaaagctatcgactggggtgctttttggctgtgatagcagttgggttgccaaagaataaaattcagccgatgtcacaggggtgttggccttctttttgcgtaactgtcttcgccgcatttcaccagagggtgcaggtgcctcattatcctccacaataggctcgctcgatgtggtggggttctcattcaattggggc from the Anomaloglossus baeobatrachus isolate aAnoBae1 chromosome 11, aAnoBae1.hap1, whole genome shotgun sequence genome contains:
- the LOC142256183 gene encoding uncharacterized protein LOC142256183; the protein is MAYYNKEDFVRELLDLYQSLPCLWRIKSTEYSDRIKKQAAYAQLVDLFKKHSGGEAVDVKVVKKKIQGLRTVYKKEANKVDKSKKSGAGTDQVYVSPLWYFNLLEFTRDQELPRMMESSYQRNVDLEADIENDDIPIDDNTSAVVDNPQTDMVRPQLNENPTTSSEPIVEDNEAPAPSGEMRRRQLRKKKANTPVTSAEFYSLATQLLSQPKSTPVDSFAAFASDRLCKLDSTQREQAERLMLEVLRKAGRGELDDNDTICKKNQSHDSNTWIPRQPLQSTPNRMHPPRLQLDHPPQYPPPQYPPPQFPPPHYPRYSNDSFLSQLSSPTRPEYVHQYEDGH